In Tiliqua scincoides isolate rTilSci1 chromosome 1, rTilSci1.hap2, whole genome shotgun sequence, the following are encoded in one genomic region:
- the LOC136649437 gene encoding prolyl-tRNA synthetase associated domain-containing protein 1-like: MAGQGLRGELEALLRSLDIQALSVQHPEVFTVEEMMPHIQHLKGAHSKNLFLKDKKKKEYWLVTVMHDRQINLNALAKKLGVGSGNLRFADEAALLDKLKVGQGCVTPLALFCDKGDVKFVLDAAFLEGDHDKLYFHPMTNSATMGLHPEDFLKFLKSTGHDPIIVYFDESEK; encoded by the exons ATGGCTGGGCAAGGGCTTCGTGGAGAGCTGGAGGCTCTCCTGCGGAGCTTGGACATCCAGGCGCTGAGCGTGCAACACCCTGAA GTGTTCACAGTTGAAGAAATGATGCCTCACATACAGCATCTGAAAGGAGCTCACAGCAAAAACCTTTTCCTTAAAGATAAGAAGAAAAAGGAGTACTGGTTGGTGACCGTTATGCATGACCGGCAAATCAATTTAAATGCCCTGGCGAAGAAACTGGGTGTTGGAAGTGGGAATCTGCGCTTTGCCGATGAGGCAGCCTTGTTGGATAAGCTGAAAGTTGGCCAGGGTTGTGTCACCCCCTTAGCTCTTTTCTGTGACAAGGGAGATGTGAAGTTTGTGTTGGATGCTGCCTTTCTGGAAGGAGATCACGATAAGTTGTATTTTCACCCAATGACAAACTCTGCAACCATGGGATTACATCCAGAGGACTTCCTAAAATTTTTAAAGTCCACAGGACATGATCCTATAATTGTGTATTTTGATGAAAGTGAGAAATAG